A genomic window from Quercus lobata isolate SW786 chromosome 10, ValleyOak3.0 Primary Assembly, whole genome shotgun sequence includes:
- the LOC115962446 gene encoding uncharacterized protein LOC115962446, whose translation MQSLFNIKVFTDFNTGTRRLVVGRGSCGGGLFGESEVGVIRRQHHQWFNSRYSSKNSRILACANNGNGNGPGQTPSSTPIPSSSSSSSSSSFFSRSQTYALLKQRLEVAAKSEDYEEAARIRDSLKSFEEEEPVLRLRRLMKEAIAEERFEDAAKFRDELKEIAPHALLKCSSDATTLGIRVQVRSVYIEGRSQPSRGQYFFAYRIRITNNSDRPVQLLRRHWIITDANEKIENVWGIGVIGEQPVILPHTGFEYSSACPLSTPNGRMEGDFEMKHIDRVGSQSFNVAIAPFSLSILGDDTDSL comes from the exons ATGCAATCTTTATTTAACATTAAGGTTTTCACTGATTTTAATACTGGTACGAGGCGGTTGGTTGTTGGCCGAGGAAGCTGTGGAGGAGGGTTGTTCGGAGAATCCGAGGTCGGAGTAATAAGGAGACAACACCACCAATGGTTCAATTCCAGATATTCATCCAAGAATTCTAGGATTTTAGCTTGTGCTAATAATGGTAATGGTAATGGACCGGGTCAGACTCCGAGCTCAACTCCGATTCCGAGTTCCAGCTCCAGTTCCAGTTCTAGTTCGTTCTTTTCTCGTAGCCAAACCTATGCTTTGTTAAAGCAGCGATTGGAGGTTGCCGCCAAATCCGAG GATTATGAAGAAGCTGCAAGGATACGTGATTCGTTGAAATCATTCGAGGAAGAAGAACCGGTTTTACGTCTAAGGAGATTGATGAAGGAGGCAATTGCTGAGGAGAGGTTTGAG GATGCAGCTAAATTTCGTGATGAGCTAAAGGAAATTGCACCACACGCTCTTTTAAAATGTTCAAGTGATGCAACAACCTTG gGGATCAGGGTTCAAGTCAGGAGTGTTTACATAGAGGGCCGTAGTCAACCTTCAAGGGGCCAATACTTCTTTGCATATAGAATAAGAATTACCAATAATTCAGACCGCCCCGTTCAACTTCTCAGAAGACATTGGATTATTACTGATGCCaatgaaaaaattgagaatGTCTG GGGGATAGGAGTTATTGGAGAACAGCCTGTTATACTTCCTCATACTGGTTTTGAATACTCATCTGCATGCCCATTAAGCACTCCCAATGGCAGAATG GAAGGTGACTTTGAGATGAAACACATTGATAGAGTAGGCTCTCAGTCTTTTAATGTGGCCATTGCcccattttctctctcaataCTAGGAGATGACACTGATAGTTTATGA
- the LOC115964333 gene encoding uncharacterized protein LOC115964333 — MIRFYATTSVKLLETNDELIAKQKFELVPFDELKYLADKNTTLIDVIGEIVGISPMEKIEVRGKKLNKRLIELQDNRREKIRITFWDKFAKAINEEICFDNSMRPIIIITSTTVKTYMRKLSLSSTNSSKLSVNLDILEVIELRKSLEEIEFSLDEKEKKIESLQLSRSILDPNEISKMKRTLLEILTFIKTEKEQYGRE; from the exons ATGATAAGATTTTATGCAACAACATCTGTGAAGTTGTTAGAAACAAATGATGAACttattgcaaaacaaaaatttgaattggtTCCATTTGATGAGCTGAAGTATCTTGCTGACAAAAACACAACTCTAATAG ATGTAATAGGAGAAATCGTAGGAATTTCTCCCATGGAGAAGATAGAGGTGCGtgggaaaaaattaaacaaaaggcTAATTGAACTTCAAGATAACAG GAGGGAAAAAATTAGAATCACATTTTGGGATAAATTTGCAAAGGCAATTAATGAAGAAATATGTTTTGATAATTCTATGCGGCCTATTATAATTATCACATCAACCACGGTTAAGACTTATATGA GGAAATTATCATTGTCTTCTACAAACTCTTCAAAGTTGTCTGTGAATTTAGATATTCTAGAGGTCATAGAGTTAAGAAAAAG TCTTGAAGAAATTGAATTCAGCCTTgatgagaaagagaagaagattgAGTCGTTGCAACTATCACGTTCAATCCTTGACCCTAATGAGATTTCTAAGATGAAAAGAACACTATTGGAAATTTTGACCTTTATAAAGACTGAAAAAGAACAG TATGGCAGAGAGTAA